A window of the Streptomyces finlayi genome harbors these coding sequences:
- a CDS encoding GntR family transcriptional regulator, protein MSEQPPYLRIADELRQRIAEHVWEPGDRLPSRAQIGQEFGVGENVVRRAQELLISQGVLEGRAGSGTYVAEPRERVRVVRSSAREQPSGSPFRQDMKALRRQGDWESRTDAKVPAPAEIATRLGIAEGELCVRTTYEFLADGKPVQLSASWEPYAVTGGTLVVLPEGGPHAGAGVVNRMAEIGVTISHAVEQPEPRHATAEEASLLGIQKAALVTHIRRTYYSDDGRPVETADIVVPAAHCEIVYEIPINR, encoded by the coding sequence ATGTCTGAGCAACCGCCGTACCTCCGCATCGCCGACGAACTCCGGCAGCGCATCGCGGAGCACGTCTGGGAACCGGGCGACCGTCTCCCATCCCGCGCCCAGATCGGCCAGGAGTTCGGCGTGGGCGAGAACGTGGTCCGCAGGGCACAGGAGTTGCTGATCTCCCAAGGCGTGCTGGAAGGCCGGGCCGGATCGGGCACCTACGTCGCCGAGCCCCGGGAGCGCGTGAGGGTCGTCCGGTCGTCGGCACGTGAGCAGCCCAGTGGATCCCCGTTCCGCCAGGACATGAAGGCCCTTCGCCGACAGGGCGACTGGGAGAGCCGGACCGACGCGAAGGTGCCGGCCCCGGCGGAGATCGCGACGCGGCTCGGGATCGCCGAGGGCGAGCTGTGCGTCCGCACGACGTACGAGTTCCTTGCGGACGGGAAGCCGGTCCAGTTGTCGGCGAGTTGGGAGCCGTACGCCGTCACTGGCGGAACCCTCGTCGTTCTTCCCGAGGGAGGGCCTCACGCGGGGGCTGGGGTCGTGAACCGCATGGCCGAGATCGGAGTCACCATCAGCCACGCGGTGGAGCAGCCCGAACCGAGGCACGCGACCGCCGAGGAAGCATCGCTACTCGGTATCCAGAAAGCCGCGCTCGTGACGCACATCCGGCGGACGTACTACAGCGATGACGGCCGACCCGTGGAGACAGCGGACATCGTGGTGCCCGCAGCGCACTGCGAGATCGTCTACGAGATCCCGATCAACCGCTGA
- a CDS encoding S1C family serine protease yields MSTENEGNEGTAVPAVPPVPSTPPVPPAAAPEGMPPFAAPAPAAPADVPRAPEAVPAPAPDAVPGAAAGNQPHETTQQPYEQSQPYQASQQQPTHQQAHQPTHQQAHQPTHEQAHQSSHQSAYQEPAATGGWPPPPPAIPSYAGGGDSGAVWGAPAHAAPEPSHKRRASGLVAAVAVAALVAGGIGGALGYWVADRNDTDSATGSTTIAASNSPKDFKRDPGTVAGVAAKALPSVVTIDAQNGDGEGGSGTGFVYDKEGHILTNNHVVASAADNGQLTATFSNGKKYGAEVVGRAQGYDVAVLKLKNPPQGLTPLALGNSDQVAVGDSTIAIGAPFGLSNTVTTGIISAKNRPVASGDGSSSKNSYMSALQTDASINPGNSGGPLLDAGGAVIGINSAIQSTSGGLGQSQAGSIGLGFAIPVNQAKNVAEQLIKTGKPVYPVIGATVTMDETTGGAVISEEGAGGSAAVSPNGPAAKAGLKGGDVITKFNDTVIESGPTLIGEIWTHEPGDKVTLTYKRDGKTATAELTLGEREGDS; encoded by the coding sequence GTGAGCACCGAGAACGAGGGCAACGAGGGCACTGCGGTCCCGGCCGTACCGCCTGTTCCGTCCACACCTCCAGTGCCGCCGGCCGCTGCTCCCGAGGGCATGCCGCCGTTCGCGGCGCCGGCCCCGGCCGCTCCCGCTGACGTGCCGAGGGCCCCCGAGGCTGTACCGGCCCCTGCTCCGGACGCGGTCCCCGGTGCGGCGGCCGGGAACCAGCCGCACGAAACCACCCAGCAGCCCTACGAGCAGTCGCAGCCGTATCAGGCGTCGCAGCAGCAGCCGACTCACCAGCAGGCGCACCAGCCGACTCACCAGCAGGCGCACCAGCCGACCCACGAGCAGGCGCACCAGTCCTCGCACCAGTCGGCGTATCAGGAACCGGCGGCGACGGGCGGCTGGCCGCCTCCCCCTCCCGCGATTCCCTCGTACGCCGGCGGCGGCGACTCTGGAGCGGTCTGGGGCGCTCCGGCGCACGCGGCCCCGGAGCCGTCGCACAAGCGGCGTGCGAGCGGTCTGGTCGCCGCCGTGGCCGTGGCGGCGCTCGTCGCCGGCGGGATCGGCGGAGCCCTCGGCTACTGGGTGGCCGACCGTAACGACACGGACTCCGCCACCGGGTCGACCACGATCGCGGCTTCGAACAGCCCGAAGGACTTCAAGCGTGACCCGGGCACGGTCGCGGGCGTCGCGGCGAAGGCGCTGCCCAGCGTCGTCACGATCGACGCCCAGAACGGCGACGGCGAGGGCGGTTCCGGAACAGGCTTCGTGTACGACAAGGAGGGCCACATCCTCACGAACAACCACGTGGTGGCCTCCGCGGCGGACAACGGCCAGCTGACGGCGACGTTCTCCAACGGCAAGAAGTACGGCGCCGAGGTCGTCGGCCGCGCGCAGGGCTACGACGTGGCCGTACTGAAGCTGAAGAACCCGCCGCAGGGCCTGACGCCGCTGGCTCTCGGTAACTCGGACCAGGTGGCGGTCGGCGATTCGACCATCGCGATCGGTGCGCCGTTCGGCCTCTCCAACACGGTCACCACGGGCATCATCAGCGCCAAGAACCGCCCGGTCGCCTCCGGTGACGGTTCCAGCAGCAAGAACTCGTACATGAGCGCCCTGCAGACCGACGCCTCGATCAACCCGGGCAACTCCGGTGGTCCGCTGCTCGACGCGGGCGGCGCGGTCATCGGCATCAACTCGGCCATCCAGTCGACCAGCGGTGGCCTCGGTCAGTCCCAGGCAGGCTCGATCGGCCTCGGTTTCGCCATCCCGGTCAACCAGGCGAAGAACGTCGCGGAGCAGCTGATCAAGACCGGTAAGCCGGTCTACCCGGTGATCGGCGCGACGGTCACCATGGACGAGACGACGGGCGGCGCGGTCATCTCGGAGGAGGGCGCGGGCGGCAGTGCGGCGGTCTCCCCGAACGGGCCTGCGGCCAAGGCGGGCCTCAAGGGCGGCGACGTGATCACGAAGTTCAACGACACCGTGATCGAGAGCGGGCCGACCCTGATCGGTGAGATCTGGACCCACGAGCCGGGTGACAAGGTCACATTGACGTACAAGCGCGACGGCAAGACGGCGACTGCCGAACTCACCCTGGGCGAGCGCGAGGGCGACAGCTGA
- a CDS encoding glycerophosphodiester phosphodiesterase, with amino-acid sequence MTDARQHTNRTPIQVIAHRGASDDAPEHTLAAYRKAIEDGADALECDVRLTADGHLVCVHDRRVNRTSNGRGAVSTLELSALAALDFGSWKDREESPDWDPAPGELTSVLTLERLLELVAETRAAGRPLQLAIETKHPTRWAGQVEERLLHLLKRFGLHDPPADAPSPVSIMSFSARSLHRVQASAPTLPTVYLMQFVTPRLRDGRLPAGARIAGPGMRIVRSHPGYIDRLHAAGHRVHVWTVNEPEDVELCVRLGVGAIITNRPKQVLSQLGRL; translated from the coding sequence GTGACGGACGCACGGCAGCACACCAACCGCACCCCCATCCAGGTCATCGCCCACCGCGGGGCCTCGGACGACGCCCCGGAGCACACGCTCGCCGCCTACCGAAAGGCGATCGAGGACGGTGCCGACGCTCTGGAGTGCGATGTACGGCTCACCGCGGACGGACATCTCGTCTGCGTCCACGACCGCCGGGTGAACCGCACGTCCAACGGCCGTGGCGCCGTCTCCACCCTGGAACTCTCCGCCCTCGCCGCTCTCGACTTCGGCTCCTGGAAGGACCGCGAGGAGTCCCCGGACTGGGACCCGGCGCCGGGCGAACTCACCTCCGTACTCACGCTGGAGCGCCTCCTCGAACTGGTCGCGGAGACGCGCGCGGCCGGGCGTCCCCTTCAGCTGGCCATCGAGACCAAGCACCCCACCCGCTGGGCGGGGCAGGTCGAGGAGCGACTGCTGCACCTGCTCAAGCGCTTCGGTTTGCACGATCCACCCGCCGACGCCCCCTCCCCGGTGAGCATCATGAGCTTCTCGGCACGTTCCCTGCACCGCGTCCAGGCCTCCGCGCCCACACTGCCGACCGTCTACCTGATGCAGTTCGTCACCCCGCGGCTCCGCGACGGACGGCTTCCCGCCGGTGCCCGGATCGCCGGTCCGGGGATGCGGATCGTACGCAGTCACCCCGGCTACATCGACCGCCTGCACGCCGCCGGCCACCGCGTACACGTCTGGACGGTGAACGAACCGGAGGACGTGGAGCTGTGTGTACGCCTCGGGGTCGGGGCGATCATCACCAATCGCCCAAAACAGGTCCTGTCCCAACTGGGTCGTCTTTAA
- a CDS encoding ATP-binding protein: MALVVAQEVPASSSMAVPHGPAGVGQARHRMREQLRSNGVADTVVDDAVLILSELLSNACRHGRPLGQHTDVGDGDVRAAWRVDRTGGLTVEVTDGGGPTRPVPATPSVTARGGRGLNIINSLAREWGVRDNSSGEVTVWAQVAQEQGTAGRTGRAPDGPDGLHALNGLDTLDDLGGLGGLDGLGFADALDDAG; the protein is encoded by the coding sequence GTGGCGTTGGTGGTGGCACAGGAAGTGCCCGCGTCGTCGAGCATGGCCGTACCCCATGGCCCTGCGGGCGTGGGGCAGGCGCGGCACCGTATGCGCGAGCAACTGCGCAGCAACGGGGTCGCGGACACGGTCGTCGACGATGCGGTTCTGATCCTTTCCGAACTTCTCAGCAACGCCTGCCGCCACGGCAGGCCACTGGGACAGCACACAGACGTGGGTGACGGCGATGTCCGCGCCGCATGGCGCGTGGACAGAACAGGCGGGCTGACCGTCGAGGTGACGGACGGCGGCGGGCCCACCCGGCCGGTCCCGGCCACCCCGTCGGTGACCGCACGGGGCGGTCGTGGGCTCAACATCATCAACTCTCTCGCCCGGGAGTGGGGCGTACGCGACAACTCCTCCGGTGAGGTCACCGTCTGGGCGCAGGTCGCCCAGGAACAGGGGACAGCAGGCCGTACGGGGCGGGCGCCCGACGGCCCGGACGGACTCCACGCTCTCAACGGCCTGGACACATTGGACGACCTGGGCGGACTGGGCGGGCTGGACGGACTCGGCTTCGCCGACGCCCTCGACGACGCGGGCTGA